In Halosegnis marinus, one genomic interval encodes:
- the purB gene encoding adenylosuccinate lyase has translation MTDRPALAAVSPLDGRYARYTEPLVEYASESALMRARVRVEVEYLLALADLADTVDLDRTEREDLRDAYESFDAEDAAILKRLETEGWKGYAATNHDVKAVEYFVREHAPERARSLIHFGLTSEDVNNLAQRLLLAPAVEEVLVPALRDLRDTLADTAREHRDLPMLAHTHGQPATPTTYGKEMAVFASRLGRAIGEVERAAEGLTGKLAGASGTYAAHRVAYPDVDWPAFSRTFVESLGLHHRDLSTQVNPCDDLQTLFDALRNANNVLLDLDRDVWLYVSRRYLGQEAAAGETGSSTMPHKVNPIDFENSEGNLSKANSDLVFLGDYVTTSRLQRDLSDSTVKRNIGSALAHCLIAYGKTATGLAKVTPNEQVMREDLDSTPEVIGEAVQTILRREGHDDAYERVKELTRGKRVTLADFRDLFDDLDVDESVREELHALTPAGYTGLASDLVNEL, from the coding sequence ATGACCGACCGACCCGCGCTGGCGGCCGTCTCGCCGCTCGACGGCCGCTACGCCCGGTACACGGAGCCGCTGGTCGAGTACGCGAGCGAGTCGGCGCTGATGCGCGCCCGCGTCCGCGTCGAGGTCGAGTACCTCCTCGCGCTCGCGGACCTCGCCGACACCGTCGACCTCGACCGCACGGAGCGGGAGGACCTGCGCGACGCCTACGAGTCGTTCGACGCCGAGGACGCCGCGATACTCAAGCGGCTCGAAACGGAGGGGTGGAAGGGGTACGCCGCGACCAACCACGACGTGAAGGCGGTCGAGTACTTCGTCCGCGAACACGCCCCCGAGCGGGCCCGCTCGCTGATTCACTTCGGCCTGACGAGCGAGGACGTGAACAACCTCGCCCAGCGCCTGCTCCTCGCCCCCGCCGTCGAAGAGGTGCTCGTGCCCGCGCTGCGCGACCTGCGCGACACGCTCGCCGACACCGCCCGCGAGCACCGCGACCTCCCGATGCTCGCCCACACGCACGGCCAGCCCGCGACCCCGACGACGTACGGCAAGGAGATGGCCGTCTTCGCGTCGCGGCTGGGCCGCGCCATCGGCGAGGTGGAGCGCGCGGCCGAGGGGCTGACCGGCAAGCTCGCCGGCGCGTCGGGCACCTACGCCGCCCACCGGGTCGCCTACCCGGACGTGGACTGGCCCGCCTTCTCGCGGACGTTCGTGGAGTCGCTCGGCCTGCACCACCGCGACCTCTCGACGCAGGTGAACCCCTGCGACGACCTCCAGACGCTGTTCGACGCGCTCCGGAACGCGAACAACGTCCTGCTCGACCTCGACCGCGACGTCTGGCTCTACGTCTCCCGGCGCTACCTCGGCCAGGAGGCCGCCGCGGGCGAGACGGGGTCGTCCACGATGCCGCACAAGGTGAACCCCATCGACTTCGAGAACAGCGAGGGGAACCTCTCGAAGGCGAACTCGGACCTCGTGTTCCTCGGCGACTACGTCACCACCTCGCGGCTCCAGCGCGACCTCTCGGACTCCACGGTCAAACGGAACATCGGGAGCGCGCTCGCCCACTGTCTCATCGCCTACGGCAAGACCGCAACGGGGCTGGCGAAGGTCACGCCCAACGAGCAGGTGATGCGCGAGGACCTCGACTCGACCCCGGAGGTCATCGGCGAGGCGGTCCAGACGATACTCCGCCGGGAGGGCCACGACGACGCCTACGAGCGCGTGAAGGAACTCACCCGCGGCAAGCGCGTCACGCTCGCGGACTTCCGCGACCTGTTCGACGACCTCGACGTCGACGAGTCCGTCCGCGAGGAACTGCACGCGCTGACGCCGGCGGGCTACACCGGGCTGGCGAGCGACCTCGTGAACGAGCTCTAG
- a CDS encoding NYN domain-containing protein, whose amino-acid sequence MPPLHGSQRVAVLADSQNLYHSSHSLYSRNIDYTALLDAAVSERELVRAIAYVIRADSPNEEEFFEAIEDIGFEPKIKDIKTFADGSKKGDWDVGISLDAVTLGEHVDVVALCSGDGDFSRLCSHLRHQGVRVEVFAFGHAASEDLLDAADSFVDMAEEQDRFLL is encoded by the coding sequence ATGCCACCGCTCCACGGGAGCCAGCGGGTCGCCGTGCTCGCCGACTCGCAGAACCTCTACCACTCCTCCCACAGCCTCTACTCGCGCAACATCGACTACACCGCCCTGCTCGACGCGGCCGTCTCCGAGCGGGAACTCGTCCGGGCCATCGCCTACGTCATCCGCGCCGACTCCCCGAACGAGGAGGAGTTCTTCGAGGCCATCGAGGACATCGGCTTCGAGCCGAAGATCAAGGACATCAAGACGTTCGCCGACGGCTCGAAGAAGGGCGACTGGGACGTGGGCATCTCGCTCGACGCGGTGACGCTCGGCGAGCACGTCGACGTGGTCGCGCTCTGTTCGGGCGACGGCGACTTCTCGCGGCTCTGCTCGCACCTGCGCCACCAGGGGGTCCGCGTCGAGGTGTTCGCCTTCGGCCACGCCGCGTCGGAGGACCTGCTCGACGCGGCCGACTCCTTCGTCGATATGGCCGAGGAACAGGACCGCTTCCTGCTCTAG
- the dapA gene encoding 4-hydroxy-tetrahydrodipicolinate synthase has translation MTHDPFAGAMPALTTPFHEDGSIDFETLRENVRRVEREGVHGVVPVGTTGESATMSHDEHVEVIEATVDAVDSIPVVAGSGSNNTQEALDLSRRAADAGADGLLLISPYYNTPEPAGMEEHFRTVADAVDLPQVIYNVPGRTGRNIAVETAEALASHDNIVGYKAASGDLNRVAEVIERTRHEAFAVLSGDDALTLPIMAMGGRGCISVSANVEPSRTSRMVDLALDDEFAAARELHYELGPLFRTLFVETNPIPVKEAQAIRGHMDATMRPPLSRMGDENRERLRAVLADLDEAEATDA, from the coding sequence ATGACACACGACCCGTTCGCCGGCGCGATGCCGGCGCTCACGACGCCGTTCCACGAGGACGGCAGTATCGACTTCGAGACGCTGCGCGAGAACGTCCGGCGCGTCGAGCGCGAGGGCGTCCACGGCGTGGTCCCCGTCGGCACCACCGGCGAGTCCGCGACGATGAGCCACGACGAACACGTCGAGGTCATCGAGGCGACCGTCGATGCCGTCGACTCGATTCCCGTGGTCGCCGGCTCCGGCTCGAACAACACGCAGGAGGCGCTCGACCTCTCGCGGCGCGCGGCCGACGCCGGCGCCGACGGCCTGCTGCTCATCTCGCCGTACTACAACACCCCCGAGCCCGCGGGCATGGAGGAGCACTTCCGCACCGTCGCCGACGCGGTGGACCTCCCGCAGGTTATCTACAACGTTCCGGGGCGCACGGGGCGCAACATCGCCGTGGAGACGGCCGAGGCGCTCGCCTCCCACGACAACATCGTCGGCTACAAGGCCGCTTCCGGCGACCTGAACCGGGTCGCGGAGGTCATCGAGCGCACCCGCCACGAGGCGTTCGCGGTGCTCTCCGGCGACGACGCGCTCACGCTCCCCATCATGGCGATGGGCGGCCGCGGCTGTATCTCCGTCTCGGCGAACGTCGAGCCGTCGCGCACGAGCCGGATGGTCGACCTCGCGCTGGACGACGAGTTCGCGGCCGCGCGGGAACTCCACTACGAACTCGGGCCGCTGTTCCGGACCCTGTTCGTGGAGACGAACCCCATCCCGGTGAAGGAGGCGCAGGCCATCCGCGGCCACATGGACGCGACGATGCGCCCGCCGCTCTCGCGGATGGGCGACGAGAACCGCGAGCGCCTGCGCGCGGTGCTCGCCGACCTCGACGAAGCGGAGGCGACGGACGCGTGA
- the folP gene encoding dihydropteroate synthase, which yields MQYHEAAAWLFDLRRHSPRTGVEHTRALLDHLGSPDDAYACVQVAGSNGKGSTARLLERALREAGLDVGLYTSPHLHDVRERVRVDGRKMPKRALAEYVETVEPYVTERGGTGASPTFFETVTGMALWEFARQDVDVAVLEVGIGGRYDATSAVSPVASAVTSVTMEHADLLGDTEAEIARDKAQVATDRPLVTAATGEALDAIRDEAGDVLTVGGDDADVTATYGGREGLEGAVSLVGPDWGVDTKLPLLGAHQARNAGVAAALARQVGEELGVETSPADLARGFRNAHWPGRFEPMGTDPLVVLDGAHNPGGCAGLADTLAEFEYDDLHLVFGAMTDKDHAGMAAALPEADAVYLCRPDFERAERPEVLAESFADPTVAGNVPDAVDTALAAADEGDAVVVCGSLFVVAEARRRWTATEIPKRVPDLDAAEAVLADADVTDAGVWRMRGKGVHRVLKTTVRPRQASYLKEEMLSLGGECATSGLTSQDREPVDVVLMGTLAQFKRLVGKLEGQPYGLERVGERVREALGIRTPPAEAGYPWDDGTAVMGILNVTPDSFHDGGEYEAREAAVERAAEMVAAGADIIDVGGESTRPGADPVPADEELARIEPVIEAVSDLDALVSVDTRKAAVARAALDAGADILNDVSGLEDPEMRLVAAEYDVPVVVMHSVEAPVDPDTEVEYDDVVEDTIDQLTERVLLAEKAGLDRSRIVVDPGIGFGKSARESFELLGRVGEFRALGCPVLVGHSHKSLFAHAEAGAESYEATVAGTALAAERGADIVRVHDVAGNAAAVRVAEAADDPDAFGE from the coding sequence ATGCAGTACCACGAGGCGGCGGCGTGGCTGTTCGACCTCCGGCGGCACTCGCCGCGCACGGGGGTCGAGCACACCCGCGCGCTCCTCGACCACCTCGGCTCGCCCGACGACGCCTACGCCTGCGTGCAGGTCGCCGGCTCCAACGGGAAGGGCTCGACCGCGCGACTGCTGGAGCGCGCGCTCCGCGAGGCGGGGCTGGACGTGGGGCTCTACACCTCGCCGCACCTCCACGACGTGCGCGAGCGGGTCCGCGTGGACGGCCGGAAGATGCCGAAGCGCGCCCTCGCGGAGTACGTCGAGACCGTCGAGCCGTACGTCACGGAGCGGGGCGGCACCGGCGCCTCGCCCACCTTCTTCGAGACGGTGACGGGGATGGCGCTGTGGGAGTTCGCGAGACAGGACGTCGACGTGGCCGTCCTGGAGGTCGGCATCGGCGGGCGCTACGACGCCACCTCCGCCGTCTCGCCCGTCGCCAGCGCCGTCACCTCGGTGACGATGGAGCACGCGGACCTGCTCGGCGACACCGAGGCCGAGATCGCCCGCGACAAGGCACAGGTGGCGACCGACCGGCCGCTCGTCACCGCGGCCACGGGCGAGGCGCTCGACGCCATCCGCGACGAGGCCGGCGACGTGCTTACCGTGGGCGGCGACGACGCCGACGTGACAGCGACCTACGGGGGCCGCGAGGGGCTCGAAGGGGCCGTCTCGCTCGTCGGCCCGGACTGGGGCGTGGACACGAAGCTCCCCCTCCTCGGGGCGCACCAGGCCCGCAACGCCGGGGTCGCGGCCGCGCTCGCCCGGCAGGTCGGCGAGGAACTCGGGGTCGAAACCTCGCCGGCCGACCTCGCCCGGGGCTTCCGCAACGCCCACTGGCCCGGCCGGTTCGAGCCGATGGGGACCGACCCGCTCGTCGTCCTCGACGGAGCGCACAACCCCGGCGGCTGTGCCGGCCTCGCCGACACCCTCGCGGAGTTCGAGTACGACGACCTCCACCTCGTCTTCGGCGCGATGACCGACAAGGACCACGCGGGGATGGCCGCGGCGCTCCCCGAGGCCGACGCCGTCTACCTCTGTCGCCCGGACTTCGAGCGCGCCGAGCGCCCGGAGGTGCTCGCCGAGTCGTTCGCCGACCCGACGGTCGCGGGCAACGTCCCCGACGCCGTGGACACCGCGCTCGCCGCGGCCGACGAGGGGGACGCCGTCGTCGTCTGCGGCTCGCTGTTCGTCGTCGCGGAGGCGCGCCGCCGCTGGACCGCGACGGAGATACCGAAGCGCGTCCCGGACCTCGACGCCGCCGAGGCCGTCCTCGCCGACGCCGACGTGACCGACGCGGGCGTCTGGCGGATGCGCGGCAAGGGCGTCCACCGCGTCCTCAAAACGACGGTGCGTCCCCGGCAGGCGAGCTACCTGAAGGAGGAGATGCTGTCGCTCGGCGGGGAGTGCGCCACGTCGGGGCTGACGAGCCAGGACCGCGAACCGGTCGACGTGGTCCTGATGGGCACGCTCGCGCAGTTCAAGCGCCTCGTCGGGAAGCTGGAGGGCCAGCCGTACGGCCTCGAACGCGTCGGCGAGCGCGTCCGGGAGGCGCTCGGCATCCGCACGCCCCCCGCGGAAGCGGGGTATCCGTGGGACGACGGCACCGCCGTCATGGGCATCCTGAACGTCACGCCAGACTCCTTCCACGACGGGGGCGAGTACGAGGCCCGCGAGGCCGCCGTCGAGCGCGCCGCGGAGATGGTCGCGGCGGGCGCGGACATCATCGACGTGGGCGGCGAGTCGACCCGCCCCGGCGCGGACCCGGTCCCCGCCGACGAGGAACTCGCGCGCATCGAGCCGGTCATCGAGGCCGTGAGCGACCTCGACGCGCTCGTCTCCGTCGATACCCGGAAGGCGGCCGTCGCCCGCGCGGCGCTCGACGCGGGCGCTGACATCCTCAACGACGTGTCCGGGCTGGAGGACCCCGAGATGCGGCTGGTCGCCGCCGAGTACGACGTGCCGGTCGTCGTGATGCACTCCGTCGAGGCCCCCGTGGACCCCGACACCGAGGTCGAGTACGACGACGTGGTCGAGGACACCATCGACCAGCTGACGGAGCGCGTCCTGCTCGCCGAGAAGGCGGGCCTCGACCGCTCGCGCATCGTCGTGGACCCCGGTATCGGCTTCGGGAAGTCGGCCCGCGAGAGCTTCGAACTGCTCGGCCGCGTCGGGGAGTTCCGCGCGCTCGGCTGTCCGGTGCTGGTCGGCCACTCGCACAAGTCGCTGTTCGCCCACGCCGAGGCGGGCGCGGAGAGCTACGAGGCCACCGTCGCGGGGACGGCGCTGGCCGCCGAACGCGGGGCCGACATCGTCCGCGTCCACGACGTGGCGGGCAACGCCGCCGCCGTTCGGGTCGCCGAGGCGGCCGACGACCCCGACGCGTTCGGCGAATAG
- a CDS encoding NAD(P)-dependent glycerol-1-phosphate dehydrogenase, with amino-acid sequence MFEKSTWIKLPRNVVVGHGVLDRAAEAVSELYLDGRPLIVTSPTPDDIAGERLRKQFAEAGFDPVTVVVEEARFSVVEEVIATARAEEAGFLVGLGGGKPIDIGKMAADELGVGFVSVPTAASHDGIVSGRGSVPEGDTRHSVAADPPLAVVADTEIIARSPWRLTTAGCADIISNYTAVKDWQLAHRLKNVEYSEYAGALSQMTAEMLVARAGSIKRELEESAWVVTKALVSSGVAMSIADSSRPASGAEHLISHQLDRIAPDPALHGHQVGVASVVTEYLHSGDDGEWTDVRDALASIDAPTTAAALDIDAGTFVEAVTTAHGIRDRYTILGDGVSEEAAVEAATVTGVI; translated from the coding sequence ATGTTCGAGAAGTCGACGTGGATAAAGCTCCCGCGCAACGTCGTCGTGGGTCACGGCGTGCTCGACCGCGCGGCCGAGGCCGTCTCGGAGCTGTACCTCGACGGGCGGCCGCTCATCGTCACGTCGCCGACGCCCGACGACATCGCCGGCGAGCGCCTGCGCAAGCAGTTCGCCGAGGCCGGCTTCGACCCCGTCACGGTCGTCGTGGAGGAGGCCCGCTTCAGCGTCGTCGAGGAGGTCATCGCGACCGCCCGCGCGGAGGAGGCCGGCTTCCTCGTCGGGCTGGGCGGCGGCAAGCCCATCGACATCGGGAAGATGGCGGCCGACGAGCTGGGCGTCGGCTTCGTCTCCGTGCCGACCGCGGCGAGCCACGACGGCATCGTCTCCGGGCGCGGCTCCGTCCCCGAGGGTGACACGCGCCACTCGGTCGCCGCGGACCCGCCGCTGGCCGTCGTCGCGGACACGGAGATAATCGCGCGCTCGCCGTGGCGGCTCACCACCGCGGGCTGTGCGGACATCATCTCCAACTACACCGCGGTGAAGGACTGGCAGCTGGCCCACCGGCTGAAGAACGTCGAGTACAGCGAGTACGCGGGGGCGCTCTCGCAGATGACCGCGGAGATGCTCGTCGCGCGCGCCGGTTCCATCAAGCGCGAACTGGAGGAGTCGGCGTGGGTCGTCACGAAGGCGCTCGTCTCCTCGGGGGTCGCCATGTCCATCGCGGACTCCTCGCGGCCCGCCTCGGGCGCGGAACACCTCATCAGCCACCAGCTCGACCGCATCGCGCCCGACCCGGCGCTCCACGGCCACCAGGTCGGGGTGGCCTCCGTCGTGACCGAGTACCTCCACTCCGGCGACGACGGGGAGTGGACGGACGTGCGCGACGCGCTCGCGAGCATCGACGCGCCGACGACGGCCGCGGCGCTCGATATCGACGCGGGGACGTTCGTCGAGGCGGTGACGACCGCCCACGGGATACGCGACCGCTACACCATCCTCGGCGACGGCGTGAGCGAGGAGGCGGCCGTCGAGGCCGCGACGGTGACGGGCGTTATCTAG
- a CDS encoding alpha/beta hydrolase family protein: MRRIERYLNVRSAHGASVAPDGTLAFLYNATGTPQVWTLDEPGAWPTQRTFYDESVSFCQYAPEDGALAFGMDEGGNERAQLYRLDPDGSVTNWTQHPEAKHRWGGWSSDGSRFAFASNRRDNAVFDVYVQERDATGTEADLVYEGDGWLSLAGWSPDDDALLVHEAHSSFDHDAYTLDLDSGELTHLTPHEGNVRYGSLQWGPDGDIYLVTDEDRDTLALARLTTDGDLDVVRADDEWNVDGVAMDEDTGRLVYSRNVDGYTDLTAADLGDDGLTLTERDLPDLPDGVAGGVSFFDGAERFAVTATSDADNANVHTLAVGGDRERWTDAATAGLPREGFRTSELVRFETFDGREIPAYYTEPADAPEEGAPVIVDIHGGPESQRRPSFSAVKQYFLDRGYGYFEPNVRGSTGYGKAYTHLDDVEKRMDSVRDIRAGVEWLSARGAVDSDRLVVMGGSYGGFMCLACLTEYPDLWAAGVDIVGIASFVTFLENTGDWRRALREAEYGSLAEDREFLESISPLNRADRIRAPLFVMHGANDPRVPVGEAEQIAEEAAEHVPVEKLIFDDEGHGIAKRENRVEAYSAVADFLDEHV, translated from the coding sequence ATGCGCAGGATAGAACGCTACCTCAACGTCCGGAGCGCACACGGCGCGTCCGTGGCCCCGGACGGGACGCTCGCCTTCCTCTACAACGCGACCGGGACGCCGCAGGTATGGACCCTCGACGAGCCCGGCGCGTGGCCGACACAGCGCACGTTCTACGACGAGAGCGTCTCCTTCTGTCAGTACGCCCCCGAGGACGGCGCGCTCGCGTTCGGCATGGACGAGGGCGGCAACGAGCGCGCACAGCTCTACCGGCTCGACCCCGACGGGAGCGTGACGAACTGGACGCAGCACCCCGAGGCGAAACACCGCTGGGGCGGCTGGTCGTCGGACGGGAGCCGGTTCGCGTTCGCGTCGAACCGCCGGGACAACGCCGTCTTCGACGTGTACGTACAGGAGCGCGACGCGACGGGGACCGAGGCCGACCTCGTGTACGAGGGCGACGGCTGGCTCTCGCTGGCCGGCTGGTCCCCCGACGACGACGCCCTGCTGGTCCACGAGGCGCACTCGTCGTTCGACCACGACGCCTACACCCTCGACCTCGATTCGGGCGAACTCACCCACCTCACGCCCCACGAGGGGAACGTCCGCTACGGGAGCCTCCAGTGGGGGCCCGACGGGGACATCTACCTCGTCACGGACGAGGACCGCGACACGCTCGCGCTGGCGCGGCTGACGACCGACGGCGACCTCGACGTCGTCCGCGCGGACGACGAGTGGAACGTGGACGGCGTGGCGATGGACGAGGACACCGGCCGGCTGGTCTACTCGCGCAACGTCGACGGCTACACCGACCTCACGGCCGCGGACCTCGGCGACGACGGACTCACGCTGACGGAGCGCGACCTCCCCGACCTCCCCGACGGCGTCGCGGGCGGCGTCTCCTTCTTCGACGGCGCGGAGCGGTTCGCCGTCACCGCGACGAGCGACGCGGACAACGCCAACGTCCACACGCTCGCCGTCGGGGGCGACCGCGAGCGGTGGACCGACGCGGCCACCGCGGGCCTCCCCCGCGAGGGCTTCCGCACGTCCGAACTCGTGCGCTTCGAGACGTTCGACGGCCGGGAGATACCGGCCTACTACACGGAGCCCGCGGACGCGCCCGAGGAAGGAGCGCCGGTTATCGTGGACATCCACGGCGGCCCGGAGAGCCAGCGCCGGCCCTCCTTCTCGGCGGTGAAACAGTACTTCCTCGACCGGGGCTACGGCTACTTCGAGCCGAACGTCCGCGGCTCGACGGGGTACGGGAAGGCGTACACCCACCTCGACGACGTGGAGAAGCGGATGGACTCGGTGCGCGACATCCGCGCCGGCGTCGAGTGGCTGTCGGCGCGCGGCGCCGTGGATTCCGACCGCCTCGTCGTGATGGGCGGCTCCTACGGCGGCTTCATGTGTCTCGCCTGCCTGACCGAGTACCCCGACCTGTGGGCCGCGGGCGTCGATATCGTCGGCATCGCGTCGTTCGTCACCTTCCTCGAGAACACCGGCGACTGGCGCCGCGCCCTCCGCGAGGCGGAGTACGGGTCGCTCGCCGAGGACCGCGAGTTCCTCGAATCCATCTCGCCGCTCAACCGCGCCGACCGCATCCGCGCGCCGCTGTTCGTCATGCACGGCGCGAACGACCCGCGCGTTCCCGTCGGCGAGGCCGAACAGATCGCCGAGGAGGCCGCCGAACACGTCCCCGTCGAGAAGCTGATATTCGACGACGAGGGCCACGGCATCGCCAAGCGCGAGAACCGCGTGGAGGCGTACTCCGCGGTCGCGGACTTCCTCGACGAGCACGTCTGA
- a CDS encoding glycosyltransferase family 4 protein, translating to MRVAVVAFETVHRSDRLGVARTEALARALSRRGHDVTVFCTEWWFGPDAGPWRVDDDLRYRRIDIGPAVGSSAARLPTLLAGFRPDVVHATPAPPAMLLSARVGAALARAPLVCDWYGDEGVEDSRLGGAARRAPARVLAPSRYVRSRLAEAGLAEERVEVLPEFLDFERVRETEPHPDPPDVVAGRRLDADANLESLFLGLAELREDDWTAAVVGDGPARAEFERTAADLRIDDRVRFVGDVSREERIALYRGAHTFVHTARREQFATELMWALACGCVGVVEYQSDSAAHELVEGRERGFRATSSEEIADAVVAAREYGRRTVDESMARYDRERVLSDLLDCYRELGAGL from the coding sequence ATGCGCGTCGCCGTCGTCGCGTTCGAGACCGTCCACCGGAGCGACCGGCTGGGCGTCGCGCGGACGGAGGCGCTGGCCCGTGCCCTCTCGCGCCGGGGGCACGACGTGACGGTCTTCTGCACGGAGTGGTGGTTCGGGCCCGACGCCGGCCCGTGGCGCGTCGACGACGACCTGCGCTACCGGCGCATCGACATCGGGCCGGCGGTCGGCTCGTCGGCCGCGCGGCTCCCGACCCTGCTCGCGGGGTTCCGCCCGGACGTGGTCCACGCCACGCCCGCGCCCCCCGCGATGCTGCTGTCGGCGCGCGTCGGCGCGGCGCTGGCCCGCGCCCCGCTCGTCTGCGACTGGTACGGCGACGAGGGGGTCGAGGACTCCCGGCTCGGGGGCGCGGCCCGGCGCGCGCCGGCCCGTGTCCTCGCGCCCTCGCGATACGTCCGGTCGCGGCTGGCCGAGGCCGGCCTCGCCGAGGAGCGCGTCGAGGTGCTCCCCGAGTTCCTCGACTTCGAGCGGGTGCGCGAAACCGAGCCGCATCCCGACCCCCCGGACGTGGTCGCCGGCCGGCGGCTCGACGCCGACGCGAACCTCGAATCCCTCTTCCTTGGGCTCGCGGAACTGCGCGAGGACGACTGGACCGCGGCGGTCGTCGGGGACGGCCCGGCGCGCGCGGAGTTCGAGCGGACCGCGGCCGACCTCCGCATCGACGACCGGGTCCGGTTCGTCGGCGACGTGTCGCGCGAGGAGCGAATCGCGCTGTACCGCGGCGCGCACACCTTCGTCCACACCGCGCGGCGCGAGCAGTTCGCGACGGAACTCATGTGGGCGCTCGCCTGCGGCTGTGTCGGCGTCGTGGAGTACCAGAGCGACTCCGCGGCCCACGAACTCGTGGAGGGCCGCGAGCGCGGCTTCCGCGCCACGAGTTCCGAGGAGATAGCCGACGCCGTCGTCGCCGCCCGCGAGTACGGCCGCCGGACCGTCGACGAGTCGATGGCGCGCTACGACCGCGAGCGCGTGCTCTCCGACCTGCTCGACTGCTACAGGGAACTGGGCGCGGGGCTGTGA
- the purH gene encoding bifunctional phosphoribosylaminoimidazolecarboxamide formyltransferase/IMP cyclohydrolase: MQVAGMASNRGRNLLHIADTVEEVEFSVVLANEEGAPVVEGAAERGIAAEVAVREEGESREAHEARVLDRLDGYEFDLLLLDGYMRVLTEDFLDEAPTTLNVHPSLLPSFPGFDAHEQTLDAGVRMTGCTVHVVDETVDGGPVVTQEPIPVFEGDDEATLKERVLYEGEFKAYPRAVRWFAEGRVTVSDGEVTVEGDDDGEFPARRVTAEEFAADLRYGENPHQDAALYADRAVEEANVVTAPQLNEGAKALSYNNYNDADAALGLIKEFDEPAAAVIKHTNPAGCATADTLADAYADALATDPMSAFGGVVALNRECDAATAERVVDSFKEVVVAPAYTDAALDVLCGKDNLRVLAVGDLSARTERMTEKPLVGGRLVQERDLWAPERDDLEFVTERDPTDEEVATMLFAWRVLKHVKSNGILFADGTETVGVGMGQVSRVDAVRLAAMKADEHAEGKGSEGAVMASDAFFPFPDGIEAAAEAGIEAVIQPGGSVNDEDVIEAANEHGMAMAFTGNRTFRHD, translated from the coding sequence ATGCAAGTCGCCGGAATGGCCTCGAACCGCGGCCGGAACCTCCTGCACATCGCCGACACCGTCGAGGAGGTGGAGTTCTCCGTCGTCCTCGCCAACGAGGAGGGCGCGCCCGTCGTCGAGGGCGCGGCCGAGCGCGGCATCGCCGCCGAGGTGGCCGTCCGCGAGGAGGGCGAGTCGCGCGAGGCCCACGAGGCCCGCGTGCTGGACCGACTCGACGGCTACGAGTTCGACCTGCTGCTGCTCGACGGCTACATGCGCGTGCTGACCGAGGACTTCCTCGACGAGGCCCCGACGACGCTGAACGTCCACCCCTCGCTGCTCCCCTCGTTCCCCGGGTTCGACGCCCACGAGCAGACGCTCGACGCGGGCGTCCGGATGACCGGGTGTACGGTCCACGTCGTCGACGAGACGGTCGACGGCGGCCCCGTCGTCACGCAGGAACCCATCCCGGTCTTCGAGGGGGACGACGAGGCCACGCTGAAGGAGCGCGTCCTCTACGAGGGCGAGTTCAAGGCGTACCCCCGCGCCGTGCGCTGGTTCGCCGAGGGCCGCGTGACGGTGTCCGACGGCGAGGTCACGGTCGAGGGCGACGACGACGGGGAGTTCCCCGCCCGCCGCGTCACGGCCGAGGAGTTCGCCGCCGACCTCCGCTACGGCGAGAACCCCCACCAGGACGCCGCGCTGTACGCCGACCGCGCCGTCGAGGAGGCGAACGTCGTCACCGCCCCGCAGCTGAACGAGGGGGCGAAGGCGCTGTCGTACAACAACTACAACGACGCTGACGCCGCGCTCGGCCTCATCAAGGAGTTCGACGAGCCGGCGGCCGCGGTCATCAAACACACCAACCCCGCGGGCTGTGCGACCGCCGACACGCTCGCCGACGCGTACGCCGACGCGCTCGCCACGGACCCGATGAGCGCGTTCGGCGGCGTCGTCGCGCTCAACCGCGAGTGCGACGCGGCGACGGCCGAGCGGGTCGTCGATTCGTTCAAGGAGGTCGTCGTCGCGCCCGCCTACACCGACGCCGCGCTCGACGTGCTGTGCGGGAAGGACAACCTCCGCGTGCTCGCCGTCGGCGACCTCTCGGCGCGCACCGAGCGCATGACCGAGAAGCCGCTCGTCGGCGGCCGACTCGTGCAGGAGCGCGACCTCTGGGCCCCCGAGCGCGACGACCTGGAGTTCGTCACGGAGCGCGACCCGACCGACGAGGAGGTCGCGACGATGCTGTTCGCGTGGCGCGTGCTCAAGCACGTGAAGTCGAACGGCATCCTGTTCGCCGACGGCACCGAGACCGTCGGCGTCGGGATGGGGCAGGTGTCGCGCGTCGACGCGGTCCGCCTCGCGGCCATGAAGGCCGACGAACACGCCGAGGGGAAGGGCAGCGAGGGCGCGGTGATGGCCTCGGACGCCTTCTTCCCCTTCCCGGACGGCATCGAGGCGGCCGCGGAGGCGGGCATCGAGGCCGTCATCCAGCCCGGCGGCAGCGTCAACGACGAGGACGTCATCGAGGCGGCGAACGAGCACGGCATGGCGATGGCGTTCACCGGGAACCGGACGTTCCGCCACGACTGA